In Actinomycetota bacterium, the sequence ACGCCTGGTACGGACCGTCGGTCTGGCGGAGCGAGGACCGCGGCGCCTCCTGGACGCAGTCGAGCGAGGGCATGTCCTACGGCGACGACGGGCCGACCATCTCGTCGATCTGGAACGTCACCCCCGGCCACGGCGCCGTCTACGCGGGCGTCGACCCGGCGGGGCTCTTCCGCTCCGACGACGGCGGGCGCACGTGGGCGCACGTCGGGGGCCTGCGCGCCCACGAGACCTTCCCGCGGTGGCAGCCGGGCGGGGGCGGGCTCTGCCTGCACACGATCGTCCCGGCTCCCGAGGCGGGCCGGATGTGGATCGGCATCTCGGCCGTGGGCGTCTTCGAGACCGCCGACGGCGGCGACACGTGGGAGACGCGCAACGAAGGGCTGCGCGGCTTCTACGAGGACGGCTCCCCGGTCGGGACATGCGTCCACAAGGTGAAGGCCGCACCGGGGGGCCGGCTGTGGCAGCAGAACCACCAGGGGACGTACCGGTCAGAGGATGGGGGCGGCTCGTGGACCGAGGTCACCGAGGGCCTCCCGTCGGACTTCGCCTTCCCGATCGCCGTCCACCCCCGCGACCCGGACACGGCCTGGGTCTTCCCGCTCAACGGGGCCGAGCACGGACGCTTCGTCCCCGACGGCAAGCCGGCCGTATGGCGGACCCGCGACGCCGGGGCGTCCTGGCAGCGGTTCGATGCGGGGTTCCCCCGCGAGAACGCGTACCTGCAGGCGCTACGCGAGGGCATGGCCTCCGACCATCTCGACCCGGGCGGCGTCTACGTCGGGACGACCAACGGGCAGGTCTACGCGAGCGCCGACGAGGGGGAGACGTGGGTGGAGGCGGCATCGCACCTGCCGCCCGTGCTCTCGGTGGACGTCGCCGTCTGGTGACAGCGACCGTCCACCTGCCCGTCTCGCTCGCGCGTCTCTTCCCGGGGTGCTCCCGAGCCGAGCCGGTCTCGCCGGGCACGCTGGGGGACGTCCTGCGCGAGCTCGACTCCCGCTGGCCGGGCATGTGGGACCGACTCTGCGAGTCGTCCCACGAGCTGCGCCGCCACATCATCGTCCTGGATGACGACGGGAAGCGCATGGACCTGCGGGCCCCCGTGCTCGAGGGAGCCGAGGTGCACGTGCTGCTGGCGATGTCCGGAGGCTGAGAGCCGGACGATCGGTTCGGCCGCGGCCACTGTGGGAGCGCGGCGAACACCGCCCCTACCTGCGACGGATGCGGCGCACAGCGAGCGCCCCAGCGAAGGCGCTCAGAGGGGTTCCGACGAGGGCCCCCGTCCACAGCGCCCACCGCGGCACCTGCCCCGTGAACGGCGACAGGGCCTCCCCCGCGAACCCGACGACGAAGACGCCCGACACCGCGGCGACGATCGCCGACGAGACCTTGCCCGGCGTGCCCGGGCGCATCGAGCCGGCCACGGCGATCGAGTAGATGGCGAGGAGTGGGAACGGCGCCGTGAACGGCCCGCCGCGCGTCATGATCTCGATCGCCACCGCGTCGGGATCGCCCGGGCCCCCGAACTGCGCGGGCCAGCGGTTGGCCACCGAGACCACTGCGCCGACCGCCTGCACGGCGATCACGGCCGATGCGGCCAGGACCATGTCACGGGTGCGGTCGTCCACCGGTGTAGCGTACGACCCATGGTGGAGCGGA encodes:
- a CDS encoding exo-alpha-sialidase, with protein sequence MADRVVLLVGTKRGAFLLSSDTSRRDWEVSGPFCDAWPVNDVSWDPRTDTVYAAGMNAWYGPSVWRSEDRGASWTQSSEGMSYGDDGPTISSIWNVTPGHGAVYAGVDPAGLFRSDDGGRTWAHVGGLRAHETFPRWQPGGGGLCLHTIVPAPEAGRMWIGISAVGVFETADGGDTWETRNEGLRGFYEDGSPVGTCVHKVKAAPGGRLWQQNHQGTYRSEDGGGSWTEVTEGLPSDFAFPIAVHPRDPDTAWVFPLNGAEHGRFVPDGKPAVWRTRDAGASWQRFDAGFPRENAYLQALREGMASDHLDPGGVYVGTTNGQVYASADEGETWVEAASHLPPVLSVDVAVW
- a CDS encoding MoaD/ThiS family protein: MTATVHLPVSLARLFPGCSRAEPVSPGTLGDVLRELDSRWPGMWDRLCESSHELRRHIIVLDDDGKRMDLRAPVLEGAEVHVLLAMSGG